In the genome of Dickeya fangzhongdai, one region contains:
- the hyfB gene encoding hydrogenase 4 subunit B: MMMPLQLMTSLQWLGLSLTLYLAGALLSLCLCRQESLAIRLSGLCALAGGCAGALAAAPVLLGGGVLTAVFDGPFDAFAHLTLRFDTLAAFMTLVISLLVAVSALYSLAYLEEYRGRGAWAMGFFMNLFVASMVALVVVDNAFYFIVLFEVMSLSSYFLVIADQDEEAVGAGLLYFLIAHAGSVLIMIAFFLLYRHSSSLDFADFRHAALSAPQASVVFLLAFFGFGAKAGMLPLHGWLPRAHPAAPSHASALMSGVMVKIGVFGIIKVGVDLLGATEAWWGVVVLAFGAVSSVLGVLYALAEHDIKRLLAYHTVENIGIILMGVGVGMIGIATHHPLLALLGLLGGLYHLLNHAVFKGLLFLGAGAVIYRVHTKDMEKMGGLSRLMPRTALAFLVGCMAISALPPLNGFVSEWFTYQSLFTLSHDGGIGLRLAAPIAIVMLAITGALAAMCFVKVYGISFCGAPRSEKAAHAREVPWPMTVAMLLLALLCVLLGVGASVVVPVMTRIAADLAHTPAVMMAAGLGVFPGDHLQTRLNTPLIFILLLALPLLPLMLYSLLRGPRLGFRHKGTPWACGYGYESAMSASAGSFTQPLRVMFAPLYRVRKTLDPAPAMQQALEKTTQAAAYVEPVWDDHVVMPVVSGVQRISRAVQWIQHGDFRVYCLYVVAALVALLLATLA; this comes from the coding sequence ATGATGATGCCGCTGCAATTGATGACGTCTCTGCAATGGCTGGGCCTGTCGCTCACGCTGTATCTGGCCGGCGCGCTGCTGTCGTTATGTCTGTGCCGCCAGGAGTCGCTGGCGATTCGCTTAAGCGGGCTGTGTGCGCTGGCGGGCGGCTGTGCCGGTGCGCTGGCGGCTGCGCCCGTCCTGCTCGGCGGCGGCGTACTGACCGCCGTGTTCGACGGGCCGTTTGACGCCTTCGCTCACCTCACGCTGCGCTTCGATACTCTGGCCGCCTTCATGACGCTGGTGATCTCGCTGCTGGTGGCGGTGTCCGCCCTGTATTCGCTGGCTTATCTGGAGGAGTACCGCGGGCGCGGCGCCTGGGCGATGGGTTTCTTCATGAACCTGTTTGTCGCCTCAATGGTAGCGCTGGTGGTGGTGGACAACGCCTTCTATTTCATTGTGCTGTTCGAAGTGATGTCGCTCAGCTCCTACTTCCTGGTGATCGCCGATCAGGATGAAGAGGCGGTCGGCGCCGGGTTGCTGTATTTCCTGATCGCCCATGCCGGTTCGGTGCTGATCATGATTGCCTTCTTCCTGCTCTATCGTCATAGCAGCAGCCTCGATTTCGCCGATTTCCGCCACGCCGCGTTGTCGGCGCCGCAAGCCTCGGTGGTGTTCCTGCTGGCGTTCTTCGGCTTCGGCGCCAAAGCCGGGATGCTGCCGTTGCACGGCTGGCTGCCGCGCGCGCACCCGGCCGCGCCGTCGCACGCCTCGGCACTGATGTCGGGCGTGATGGTCAAGATCGGCGTATTCGGCATCATCAAAGTCGGTGTTGATTTGCTGGGCGCTACCGAAGCCTGGTGGGGCGTGGTGGTGCTGGCGTTCGGCGCGGTGTCGTCGGTGCTGGGCGTGCTGTACGCACTGGCCGAACACGATATCAAGCGTTTGCTGGCGTACCACACGGTGGAGAACATCGGCATCATTCTGATGGGGGTCGGCGTCGGCATGATCGGCATCGCCACCCATCATCCGCTGCTGGCGCTGCTTGGCCTGCTGGGCGGGCTGTATCACCTGCTCAACCACGCGGTGTTCAAGGGGCTGCTGTTTCTCGGCGCCGGCGCGGTGATCTACCGCGTTCACACCAAAGACATGGAAAAAATGGGCGGCCTGTCGCGACTGATGCCGCGTACCGCGCTGGCGTTTTTGGTCGGGTGTATGGCGATATCCGCCCTGCCGCCGCTCAACGGTTTCGTCAGCGAATGGTTTACCTACCAGTCGCTGTTCACCCTCAGCCATGACGGCGGCATCGGCCTGCGGCTGGCCGCGCCGATCGCCATCGTGATGCTGGCGATCACCGGCGCGCTGGCGGCGATGTGTTTCGTCAAAGTGTACGGCATCAGTTTCTGCGGCGCGCCGCGCAGTGAGAAAGCCGCTCACGCCCGCGAGGTCCCCTGGCCGATGACGGTCGCCATGTTACTGCTGGCGCTGCTGTGCGTGCTGCTCGGCGTCGGCGCCAGCGTGGTGGTGCCGGTGATGACCCGCATCGCGGCGGATCTGGCGCACACCCCGGCCGTCATGATGGCCGCGGGGCTGGGCGTCTTCCCCGGCGACCACCTGCAAACCCGTCTCAATACGCCGCTGATTTTCATCCTGCTGCTGGCGCTGCCGTTGCTGCCGCTGATGCTCTACAGCCTGCTGCGCGGGCCGCGTCTCGGCTTTCGCCACAAGGGCACGCCCTGGGCCTGCGGCTACGGCTACGAGTCCGCCATGTCGGCGTCGGCCGGCAGCTTTACCCAGCCGCTGCGGGTGATGTTCGCACCGCTCTACCGCGTGCGTAAAACCCTCGATCCGGCGCCCGCGATGCAACAGGCGCTGGAAAAGACCACGCAGGCGGCGGCGTACGTCGAACCGGTATGGGACGACCACGTGGTGATGCCGGTGGTCAGCGGCGTGCAGCGCATCAGCCGCGCGGTGCAATGGATTCAGCACGGCGATTTCCGGGTGTACTGCCTGTATGTGGTGGCGGCGCTGGTTGCCCTGCTACTGGCCACTCTGGCTTAA
- the hybG gene encoding hydrogenase maturation factor HybG, which yields MCLGIPGQVVEWASADHQLAWVDVCGVRREVNVALVLEDGQPSSLVGQWVLVHVGFAMSRLDEQEARDTLDALRQMEEVESDVGVFLAKSV from the coding sequence ATGTGTCTGGGAATTCCGGGGCAGGTGGTGGAATGGGCGTCGGCGGATCATCAACTGGCGTGGGTGGATGTGTGCGGCGTGCGGCGCGAAGTCAATGTGGCGCTGGTGCTGGAAGACGGGCAACCGTCATCGCTGGTAGGCCAGTGGGTGCTGGTACACGTCGGGTTTGCCATGAGCCGGCTGGACGAGCAGGAAGCGCGCGATACGCTGGATGCGCTACGGCAGATGGAAGAGGTGGAGTCGGATGTCGGCGTTTTTCTGGCTAAGTCGGTCTGA
- a CDS encoding 4Fe-4S dicluster domain-containing protein, which produces MNRFVIAEPTRCIGCNTCMAACTQVHRQQGLQSHPRLAVERDANGTAPVLCRHCEDAPCARVCPVNAIRHQDHAVLLDENTCIGCKLCAIACPFGAITPSGSTPLAIPTTFDHHIPLSLLSDVPVSQPSVHPMLAWNAGVRSIAVKCDLCDFREQGPECVRVCPTHALYLVDDAALDDAIAAKRRQAAEWPEGNIPFPAAGTDREQTL; this is translated from the coding sequence ATGAACCGCTTCGTCATTGCGGAGCCAACGCGTTGTATCGGATGCAACACCTGCATGGCGGCCTGTACGCAGGTGCATCGCCAGCAGGGCCTGCAGTCTCATCCGAGGCTGGCGGTCGAGCGCGATGCCAACGGCACCGCGCCGGTGTTATGCCGTCACTGTGAGGATGCGCCCTGCGCCAGAGTGTGCCCGGTCAACGCCATCAGGCATCAGGACCACGCCGTGCTGCTGGACGAAAACACCTGCATCGGCTGCAAACTGTGCGCCATCGCCTGTCCGTTCGGCGCCATCACGCCATCCGGCAGCACGCCGCTGGCAATCCCTACTACGTTTGATCACCACATCCCGCTGTCGCTGCTGTCCGATGTGCCGGTGAGTCAGCCGTCGGTTCATCCGATGCTGGCGTGGAACGCCGGGGTGCGCAGCATCGCGGTGAAATGTGATCTGTGCGACTTCCGCGAACAGGGGCCGGAGTGCGTGCGCGTCTGTCCGACACACGCGCTGTATCTGGTGGATGACGCCGCGCTGGACGACGCTATCGCCGCCAAACGCCGTCAGGCGGCGGAATGGCCGGAAGGCAACATCCCTTTTCCCGCCGCAGGGACTGACAGGGAGCAAACTTTATGA